In one Lachnospiraceae bacterium GAM79 genomic region, the following are encoded:
- a CDS encoding DMT family transporter, producing MKFFLTKTPVVITLALICCALWGSAFPCIKIGYRMFAIGGNDTASQILFAGIRFLLAGLMVILICSFIYKKPLIPHSGATIKRIFILSLFQTILQYVFFYVGLANTTGSKAAIIEAANVFLAILVSGLLFKMEKVTSKKMLGCLIGFIGVVIINLGNGVDAHFSLTGEGFILLSTVAYAFSSVIIKYFSDKENPVLLSGWQFFVGGFVMILCGLAGGGHIAGGSAPAVLLLLYMAFISACAYTLWSLLLAHNPVSRIAVFGFSNPVFGVLLSALLLHETSALNIRCLVALVLVCVGIILANKEKAK from the coding sequence ATGAAATTTTTTTTAACGAAAACACCTGTTGTTATCACACTTGCACTCATCTGCTGTGCCTTATGGGGAAGTGCGTTTCCCTGCATCAAGATAGGCTACCGTATGTTTGCGATCGGCGGAAATGATACCGCATCCCAGATCCTGTTCGCCGGCATCCGTTTTCTGCTCGCCGGACTTATGGTTATCCTTATCTGCAGCTTCATATATAAAAAGCCTTTGATCCCACATAGCGGGGCAACGATCAAACGTATCTTTATCCTGTCATTGTTCCAGACTATCCTGCAATATGTCTTCTTTTACGTCGGTCTGGCAAATACGACCGGAAGCAAGGCAGCGATCATTGAAGCGGCAAACGTCTTTCTGGCGATCCTTGTATCGGGTCTGTTATTTAAAATGGAAAAGGTTACATCCAAAAAGATGCTTGGATGTCTGATCGGATTTATCGGAGTTGTTATCATCAATCTGGGGAATGGTGTAGACGCGCATTTCTCTCTCACCGGAGAAGGCTTCATCCTGTTATCAACAGTGGCTTATGCTTTCTCTTCAGTTATCATCAAATATTTTTCCGATAAGGAGAATCCTGTTCTGCTCAGTGGCTGGCAATTCTTTGTCGGCGGCTTCGTGATGATCCTCTGCGGTCTGGCCGGAGGCGGACATATCGCGGGAGGCTCTGCTCCTGCTGTCCTACTTCTGCTCTATATGGCGTTCATCTCGGCCTGCGCCTATACATTATGGAGTCTGCTGTTAGCGCACAACCCGGTATCAAGAATTGCCGTCTTTGGTTTCTCGAATCCGGTCTTTGGCGTACTGTTATCAGCTCTGCTTCTGCATGAAACATCTGCCTTAAATATCCGCTGTCTGGTCGCACTTGTTCTTGTCTGCGTAGGCATTATCCTTGCAAATAAAGAAAAAGCCAAGTAA
- a CDS encoding DUF2752 domain-containing protein, with product MKEKKNRVRKIIYRDVIILLAGILYAAFARLTGLAVPCIFRVLTGWQCPGCGITRACLSLLKGEIRTSFSYNPFLYIAGPCIIYLIVRGDLNYIKRDTYRLGTVDTVLIYILIVAALIFGVVRNL from the coding sequence ATGAAAGAAAAGAAAAATCGTGTCCGAAAGATTATATATCGGGATGTCATTATCCTTTTAGCAGGAATCCTGTATGCGGCATTTGCCAGACTGACCGGTTTGGCGGTTCCCTGCATATTTCGAGTTCTGACCGGTTGGCAGTGCCCCGGTTGTGGGATAACCAGAGCGTGCCTGTCTTTATTAAAAGGAGAGATACGGACATCCTTTTCCTATAATCCGTTTTTGTACATTGCAGGACCATGTATCATATATCTGATAGTCAGGGGAGATTTGAACTATATAAAAAGAGATACATATCGGCTTGGTACAGTGGATACGGTTCTGATCTATATACTGATCGTAGCAGCGCTGATATTCGGCGTTGTGAGAAATCTATAA
- the glmS gene encoding glutamine--fructose-6-phosphate transaminase (isomerizing): protein MCGIIGFTGRKPAKDILIDGLERLEYRGYDSAGIALLNDDDTLTIRKKAGRVSELRELCKDGEYSSTCGIGHTRWATHGGVTDANAHPHRCGNVALIHNGIIENYSDIIREYGLADKLVSETDSEVVAALLDTLYEGDPITAIRKAVKIIAGSFALCIMFADRPGIIYAVRNVSPMVAAHSEEGSIIASDLTAIISFSKDYFVVPEYHILTMTEGGIKVEDLKGNEVRPQMLEITWDITAAQKGGFPHFMLKEIYEQPESLRNTITPRIVNSLPDFTEDGIDDEVFKNCENITVIACGTAMHAGIVGKAMIESELRIPVNVEIASEFRYKEPLINEKTLVIVTSQSGETIDTLEAMRLAKRCGSKVISIVNVKGSTIARESDYVLYTHAGPEIAVASTKAYSVQMAAMYLIGCRLGLVKGIYSEDRAKEFIGKLLGTIPVIEETLLQADEVKAVANYIKMAPDAFFIGRGMDYTLSLEGALKLKEISYVHAEAYAAGELKHGTIALITENVPVIALATQPAVYEKMVSNIREVKARGAYVILISMGDEVTDTQICDKHIRIPKQDSLFTVFAAAVILQLIAYYTSDAKGLDVDKPRNLAKSVTVE, encoded by the coding sequence ATGTGTGGAATCATAGGTTTTACAGGAAGAAAGCCGGCGAAGGACATCCTGATCGATGGACTGGAACGGCTGGAGTACCGAGGCTATGATAGTGCGGGTATTGCACTTTTGAATGATGATGACACTTTGACGATCAGAAAAAAGGCAGGAAGGGTAAGCGAACTCAGAGAGTTATGCAAAGACGGAGAATATTCTTCAACCTGCGGTATCGGACACACGAGATGGGCAACACATGGTGGTGTTACAGATGCAAATGCGCATCCACATAGATGTGGAAATGTTGCATTGATCCATAATGGTATCATTGAGAATTACAGTGATATTATAAGAGAGTATGGTTTAGCAGATAAGCTTGTATCAGAGACCGACTCAGAAGTTGTGGCAGCCTTACTTGATACGTTGTATGAGGGTGATCCGATTACGGCGATTCGGAAAGCTGTAAAGATAATTGCAGGATCGTTTGCATTATGTATCATGTTTGCAGACAGACCCGGAATTATATACGCGGTGAGAAATGTCAGCCCGATGGTTGCGGCTCACAGTGAAGAAGGATCTATCATTGCATCCGATCTGACAGCCATTATTTCATTCTCAAAGGATTATTTTGTTGTGCCGGAATATCATATTCTGACAATGACAGAGGGTGGAATCAAGGTTGAGGACTTAAAGGGCAATGAAGTAAGACCACAGATGCTTGAGATTACATGGGATATCACAGCGGCTCAGAAAGGCGGATTTCCGCATTTCATGTTAAAGGAGATCTATGAGCAGCCGGAATCTCTGAGAAATACGATCACACCAAGAATTGTAAATTCACTTCCTGATTTTACAGAGGACGGAATTGATGATGAGGTGTTCAAAAATTGCGAAAACATTACAGTGATCGCATGCGGAACAGCGATGCATGCAGGAATTGTTGGCAAGGCAATGATCGAATCGGAGCTTCGTATACCGGTAAATGTTGAGATCGCATCGGAATTTCGATATAAAGAACCACTGATCAATGAGAAGACACTGGTTATCGTTACTTCCCAGTCTGGCGAGACGATCGACACTCTGGAGGCGATGCGGTTGGCAAAACGATGTGGTTCAAAGGTTATTTCGATTGTAAATGTAAAGGGTTCTACAATTGCAAGAGAAAGTGATTATGTGTTATACACACATGCCGGACCGGAGATTGCGGTAGCAAGCACAAAGGCATATTCGGTTCAGATGGCAGCAATGTATTTAATCGGTTGCAGACTTGGACTTGTAAAAGGTATTTATTCAGAAGATCGGGCAAAGGAATTTATCGGTAAATTACTTGGAACAATTCCGGTGATCGAAGAAACCCTGCTTCAGGCAGATGAGGTCAAGGCTGTCGCTAATTATATAAAAATGGCTCCGGATGCATTTTTTATCGGAAGGGGCATGGATTATACTCTTTCACTGGAGGGGGCTCTGAAGTTGAAGGAGATATCCTATGTTCATGCGGAGGCTTATGCGGCGGGTGAGTTAAAACATGGTACGATTGCTCTGATCACAGAGAATGTACCGGTTATCGCATTAGCGACTCAGCCGGCTGTTTACGAGAAGATGGTTTCAAATATAAGGGAAGTAAAAGCCAGGGGAGCATATGTTATTCTAATTAGTATGGGTGATGAAGTTACTGATACCCAGATATGTGATAAGCATATAAGAATACCTAAGCAGGATAGTTTATTTACAGTATTTGCAGCGGCTGTTATTTTGCAGTTGATCGCATATTACACATCGGATGCGAAAGGGCTGGATGTAGATAAACCACGTAATCTTGCCAAGTCTGTTACGGTAGAGTAA
- a CDS encoding PAS domain-containing protein, whose amino-acid sequence MEIGKISNYSDFLSHIEYPAVVFCEDGEVLSINNAAVKLVGNQIDSITMAPDKFMSSDEFWPILNEKKTIIWHRLLLNINKKKRLVVSGFVNQFEYNGKKAYMVLFELRSDVAIGSMSLERIINHAGILALYLYKPDSRWQTRYVTKNITEFGYKEGDFYSGAVGIRDIIVKNDYDILIGNLYKAENTGHTDFEMKVRFVSAESAITTMMLNCHIVKSPDGGADGIELLFVKEKKHSYDGEKGEYILSVMNKIKSLVMVKSISRGHSILKYITPNARLLGMNVDALMAGNKLTEDYVHPQDRARVIQKAKNVLKSGGSDYEDEYRIVDDYGNVRWVRSQNSITQAEDSSYTIEFFITDITENKKLQNSVEEAKKEYEDKLSYIMNTTVDENEYTSESIDKDKWNSIVKAFAGLSGLYSTVVSPAGDQLVEPAGPSLHMGSFYDLFEKPQYKSIIVKLNEVILQNNVPVIMEMDDGIDGSIICGAPVKIGEKHIATWILCGYDTADVAKMKKVYKIQWNMCNIFSEYAYNDKVLSKEAERSKSVEMLLEEKIQRQKILTEALSSMDSDDNKTISNILERTGDYLGIDVMAIYSLNEDQEYMCSHIWSREKSMSAEEYVEEWQKGKKFFAHSKERTYDCIVADKNHDFKNFQSNMEQIGVTSFVALSIEINNIISGCIVMANNHTDKIWSEDDIEFSKDIRNVIQGILARIEGDGNIRMVNKLLVDTYNHIKIGIFIRDEETGEVLFSNQPLNDMLGYDFTGKDSKTLIRDLNDTFKGVATVQKPFLTERKEVSWRSYIRQFDKIMDLSEVSMKWLDGRKASLVILRDVQD is encoded by the coding sequence TTGGAGATAGGCAAAATCAGTAATTATTCAGATTTTCTGAGCCATATTGAATATCCCGCAGTTGTATTCTGCGAGGATGGAGAAGTTTTAAGTATCAACAATGCAGCGGTAAAACTGGTCGGTAATCAGATCGATTCGATTACGATGGCACCGGATAAGTTTATGTCCAGTGATGAGTTTTGGCCGATTTTAAATGAGAAAAAAACGATCATCTGGCATCGACTTCTGCTGAATATAAATAAGAAAAAAAGACTGGTTGTAAGCGGATTTGTCAATCAGTTTGAATATAATGGAAAAAAAGCATATATGGTGCTGTTTGAACTGCGTTCCGATGTAGCAATCGGAAGTATGAGTCTGGAACGTATTATTAACCATGCAGGCATTCTGGCACTGTATCTCTACAAGCCGGACAGCAGATGGCAGACTCGTTATGTAACAAAGAATATAACGGAATTCGGATATAAAGAAGGTGACTTTTACAGTGGAGCTGTAGGCATTCGCGATATTATAGTTAAGAATGACTATGATATCCTGATCGGGAATCTTTATAAGGCGGAGAATACCGGGCATACGGATTTTGAGATGAAGGTACGTTTTGTATCGGCAGAAAGTGCGATCACTACTATGATGCTGAACTGTCATATCGTAAAGTCGCCGGACGGAGGTGCCGATGGCATTGAACTACTATTTGTAAAAGAAAAAAAGCATTCCTATGATGGGGAAAAAGGTGAATATATATTATCTGTTATGAACAAGATCAAGAGTCTTGTGATGGTAAAATCCATTAGCAGAGGACACAGCATATTGAAATACATTACACCGAATGCCAGATTGCTTGGAATGAATGTAGATGCACTTATGGCTGGGAATAAATTGACAGAAGACTATGTTCATCCGCAGGATCGCGCAAGAGTTATTCAGAAAGCGAAGAATGTGTTAAAGAGTGGTGGATCTGATTATGAGGACGAGTATCGTATCGTAGATGATTATGGAAATGTCAGATGGGTTCGTTCCCAGAACAGTATCACACAGGCAGAGGATTCTTCTTATACGATCGAGTTCTTTATAACAGATATTACTGAGAACAAGAAGTTGCAGAACAGTGTAGAGGAAGCTAAGAAAGAGTATGAAGACAAGCTTTCTTACATTATGAACACGACTGTAGATGAGAATGAATATACGAGCGAGAGTATCGATAAAGACAAATGGAACAGTATTGTAAAAGCATTTGCAGGCTTAAGCGGACTGTATTCAACGGTTGTATCTCCGGCGGGTGATCAGCTTGTAGAACCGGCAGGACCGTCTCTGCATATGGGAAGCTTTTATGATCTTTTTGAGAAACCTCAGTATAAGAGCATCATTGTGAAGTTAAATGAGGTGATCCTCCAGAACAATGTTCCGGTCATTATGGAGATGGATGATGGTATAGATGGAAGTATTATCTGCGGTGCACCGGTTAAGATCGGAGAGAAACATATCGCAACCTGGATTCTGTGCGGATATGATACAGCAGATGTTGCAAAGATGAAGAAGGTATATAAGATCCAGTGGAATATGTGCAATATCTTCTCAGAATATGCATATAATGACAAGGTTCTGTCTAAAGAAGCAGAACGGAGCAAATCTGTTGAAATGTTGTTAGAGGAAAAGATCCAGAGACAGAAGATCCTGACAGAAGCACTCAGTTCCATGGACAGCGATGATAATAAGACAATCAGCAATATTTTGGAAAGAACCGGTGATTATCTGGGCATCGATGTTATGGCGATATACTCACTGAACGAAGATCAGGAGTATATGTGCAGCCATATCTGGTCAAGGGAAAAAAGCATGTCTGCGGAAGAATATGTGGAAGAATGGCAGAAGGGTAAGAAATTCTTTGCGCACAGTAAGGAAAGAACATATGACTGCATTGTAGCGGATAAGAACCATGACTTTAAGAATTTTCAGAGTAATATGGAACAGATCGGTGTAACAAGCTTTGTTGCACTCAGTATAGAGATCAATAATATTATCAGCGGATGTATCGTTATGGCGAATAACCATACGGATAAGATATGGTCAGAGGATGATATTGAATTCTCGAAGGACATTCGGAATGTCATTCAGGGTATCCTTGCCAGAATAGAAGGTGATGGTAATATCCGAATGGTAAATAAGCTTCTGGTAGATACTTATAATCATATCAAGATCGGCATCTTTATCCGTGATGAAGAGACGGGGGAGGTATTGTTCTCCAATCAGCCGTTAAATGATATGCTTGGATATGATTTTACAGGAAAAGACAGTAAGACGTTGATCCGTGATCTGAATGATACATTTAAGGGTGTGGCGACCGTACAGAAGCCGTTCCTTACTGAACGGAAAGAGGTAAGCTGGAGAAGCTATATAAGACAGTTCGACAAGATCATGGATTTATCCGAAGTCAGCATGAAATGGCTTGACGGAAGAAAGGCATCTCTTGTAATATTAAGGGATGTACAGGATTAA
- a CDS encoding DUF4234 domain-containing protein yields the protein MKQRSIGMCILLSIVTCGIYGLYWFVCITDDTNEMSGENDLAGGGMALLLTIVTCNIYGWYWAYKMGEKVDIIKNRNGMPSSNSGILFVVLQFLGLGIINYALAQDAVNKYSGTTGYNQPYNGGYQNQQYGAYNQNQQPYNGGYNQNQQPYNGGYNQNQQYGGYNQGGNNPYSNGNDNNNPYNGQ from the coding sequence ATGAAACAAAGAAGTATTGGCATGTGTATCTTATTGTCAATTGTCACCTGTGGTATCTATGGGCTTTATTGGTTTGTATGTATTACAGATGATACAAATGAGATGTCAGGCGAGAATGACTTGGCAGGTGGTGGAATGGCACTGCTGCTTACGATTGTTACCTGTAATATTTACGGATGGTACTGGGCATATAAGATGGGTGAAAAGGTCGATATCATCAAGAACAGAAACGGTATGCCATCAAGCAACAGCGGTATCCTGTTTGTAGTTCTTCAGTTCCTTGGACTTGGAATCATCAACTATGCATTAGCGCAGGATGCGGTTAACAAGTACAGCGGAACAACAGGATATAATCAGCCGTATAATGGTGGATATCAGAATCAGCAGTATGGAGCTTATAACCAGAATCAGCAGCCATATAACGGCGGTTACAACCAGAATCAGCAACCATATAACGGCGGTTACAACCAGAATCAGCAATATGGTGGTTACAATCAGGGCGGCAATAATCCATACAGCAATGGAAATGATAATAACAACCCATATAACGGACAGTAA
- the metG gene encoding methionine--tRNA ligase: MAKKPYYITTAIAYASGKPHIGNTYEIVLADSIARYKRFAGYDVRFQTGTDEHGQKIENKAFENMQTPKEFVDEISGEIKDIWDLMNTSYDKFIRTTDADHERQVQKIFRKLYDQGDIYKGEYVGKYCTPCESFFTDSQLVDGKCPDCGRPVQEAKEEAYFFKLSKYQDRLMKHIEQNPDFIQPESRKNEMINNFIKPGLQDLCVSRTSFKWGIPVDFDDKHVIYVWIDALSNYITGLGYDVDGNNDELYKKYWPADLHLIGKDILRFHTIYWPIMLMALGVPLPKQIFGHPWLIQNDGKMSKSKGNVMYADDMVRLFGVDAVRFFVLHEMPFENDGIISWELVVERINSELANTLGNLVNRTISMSNKYFGGVVTNTGVTEEVDEDLKNVVLNCRIKVAECMDKLKVADAISEIFTLFKRCNKYIDETMPWALAKDETKQDRLNTVLYNLVESIVIGASLLEPYMPDTSVKILNQLNAAKRKVTELGRFGLYPSGNKVTETPEILFARLDVKEVMAEVAKFAPPVEETIYEKAKKQKEEKENSEEKKKMKQAEAKVAALNADPSVLNKQQITIEEFEKMQLMIGEIIACEEVQNSRKLLCSQVKFGENNVKQIVSGIKGFYTPEEMVGKRVVAIVNLKPCKLAGVVSEGMLLCAEDAEGNLSLLTTEKGLPGGSFIS; the protein is encoded by the coding sequence ATGGCAAAAAAACCGTATTATATTACAACCGCCATTGCATATGCATCAGGTAAACCTCATATAGGCAACACCTACGAGATCGTGTTGGCTGACAGCATTGCAAGGTACAAGAGATTCGCAGGATATGATGTAAGATTCCAGACCGGAACCGATGAGCATGGTCAGAAGATCGAGAACAAGGCTTTTGAGAACATGCAGACTCCAAAGGAATTCGTTGACGAGATTTCAGGCGAGATTAAGGATATCTGGGATCTGATGAACACATCTTACGACAAATTTATCAGAACAACAGATGCAGATCATGAGAGACAGGTTCAGAAGATTTTTAGGAAGCTGTACGATCAGGGTGACATATATAAGGGAGAATATGTAGGAAAATACTGTACTCCATGTGAATCTTTCTTTACAGATTCACAGCTTGTAGACGGCAAATGCCCGGACTGCGGAAGACCGGTACAGGAAGCAAAAGAGGAAGCATATTTCTTCAAACTCAGCAAATATCAGGACAGACTGATGAAGCACATTGAGCAGAATCCTGATTTTATTCAGCCGGAGTCCAGAAAGAACGAGATGATCAACAACTTCATCAAGCCGGGACTTCAGGATCTGTGTGTATCCAGAACATCCTTCAAGTGGGGCATCCCGGTTGATTTCGATGACAAGCATGTAATCTATGTATGGATCGATGCATTATCAAACTATATCACAGGTCTTGGATATGATGTAGACGGTAATAATGATGAATTATATAAGAAATACTGGCCGGCTGACTTACACCTGATCGGAAAGGATATCTTAAGATTCCATACGATCTACTGGCCGATCATGCTGATGGCACTTGGAGTACCGCTTCCAAAGCAGATCTTCGGACATCCATGGCTGATCCAGAATGACGGTAAGATGAGTAAGTCCAAGGGAAATGTAATGTATGCGGATGATATGGTCCGTCTGTTTGGTGTGGATGCAGTCCGTTTCTTCGTTCTGCATGAGATGCCATTTGAGAATGACGGAATCATTTCATGGGAGCTGGTTGTAGAAAGAATCAATTCCGAGCTTGCAAATACACTCGGAAATCTGGTAAATCGTACGATCTCCATGTCAAATAAATATTTTGGCGGCGTAGTTACGAATACCGGAGTAACAGAAGAAGTAGATGAAGATCTGAAGAATGTCGTATTAAACTGCCGTATCAAGGTCGCAGAATGCATGGATAAGTTAAAGGTTGCAGATGCGATCTCAGAGATTTTCACCTTATTCAAGAGATGCAACAAATATATCGATGAGACGATGCCTTGGGCACTTGCAAAAGATGAAACAAAGCAGGATCGTCTGAATACCGTATTATATAATCTGGTTGAGAGCATCGTGATCGGTGCGTCCCTTCTGGAGCCATATATGCCGGATACCTCTGTTAAGATCCTGAACCAGTTAAATGCTGCAAAGAGAAAGGTAACAGAGCTTGGAAGATTCGGACTTTACCCATCCGGAAACAAGGTAACAGAAACTCCTGAGATCCTGTTCGCAAGACTGGACGTAAAGGAAGTTATGGCAGAAGTTGCCAAGTTTGCACCTCCGGTAGAAGAAACTATCTACGAGAAAGCAAAGAAGCAGAAGGAAGAAAAAGAGAATTCCGAAGAAAAGAAGAAAATGAAACAGGCAGAAGCTAAGGTCGCTGCTTTGAATGCAGATCCTTCTGTATTAAATAAACAGCAGATCACCATTGAAGAATTCGAGAAAATGCAGCTGATGATCGGAGAGATCATTGCCTGCGAAGAAGTTCAGAATTCCAGAAAACTGTTATGTTCACAGGTAAAATTCGGTGAGAACAATGTAAAACAGATCGTTTCGGGAATCAAAGGCTTCTATACACCGGAGGAAATGGTTGGAAAGCGTGTTGTTGCGATCGTGAATCTGAAGCCATGTAAGCTTGCCGGAGTTGTATCGGAAGGTATGCTTTTATGCGCGGAAGATGCAGAAGGTAACCTGTCTCTGCTTACAACTGAGAAGGGCTTGCCGGGTGGTTCATTTATCAGCTAG
- a CDS encoding FHA domain-containing protein — protein MSTEKTYLCDEYKLYFKIEDDVQILHNEVELYNTSFVGNNSFCHEEYIDGQRALTYSIPAMITMNQFITKKIHRDELVDIMFSITDQLMYLKANDMPLGKVILNIGYMYLNLEDMSVQLVFLPIDKPMEKCNMEKFVRDLINKLDFANKKASDCGYELIKFFDHNPSFYLSEFYKFITDMKNDNNVHPEDEQHFIVRPQMAEAVEENTEAPLQTTVVSTPSFKLAKEVKDYSGSDIGFDDDESDATSTTVLTNATKGKPGPVIVRTRTGERIKIDKPIFCIGKSAQGVDYQVTDNNSVSRRHAYIINVNGVYYLRDNKSTNHTYLGGKIINSGTDMMLIDGSKFKLANEEFTFREK, from the coding sequence ATGAGCACAGAGAAGACCTATTTGTGCGACGAGTACAAATTATATTTTAAAATTGAAGATGATGTCCAGATCCTTCATAATGAAGTCGAGCTGTACAATACATCATTTGTAGGAAACAACAGCTTTTGTCATGAAGAGTATATTGATGGACAGAGAGCACTTACATATTCGATTCCGGCCATGATTACGATGAATCAGTTTATCACCAAGAAGATTCACAGAGATGAACTGGTAGATATCATGTTCAGTATAACAGACCAGCTGATGTATCTGAAGGCGAATGATATGCCACTGGGAAAGGTTATCCTGAATATTGGATACATGTATTTGAATCTGGAGGATATGAGTGTACAGCTTGTATTCCTTCCGATTGATAAACCGATGGAAAAATGCAATATGGAGAAGTTCGTCAGAGATCTGATCAACAAACTTGATTTTGCAAATAAAAAAGCATCAGATTGTGGATATGAACTGATCAAGTTTTTTGATCACAATCCATCATTTTATCTGTCAGAGTTCTATAAGTTTATCACAGATATGAAGAATGATAATAATGTTCATCCGGAAGATGAACAGCATTTTATTGTAAGACCGCAGATGGCAGAAGCTGTAGAAGAAAATACAGAAGCTCCGTTGCAGACAACTGTTGTATCAACTCCAAGCTTTAAGCTGGCGAAGGAAGTAAAAGATTATTCCGGCAGTGATATCGGATTCGATGATGACGAATCTGATGCAACATCAACGACAGTTCTTACAAATGCAACAAAGGGCAAACCGGGACCTGTGATCGTTAGAACCAGAACCGGTGAGCGTATCAAGATAGACAAGCCGATCTTCTGTATCGGTAAGTCGGCACAGGGTGTTGATTATCAGGTAACAGACAACAATTCCGTCAGCCGTCGTCATGCATATATCATCAACGTCAATGGCGTTTATTATCTGCGTGATAACAAATCAACCAATCACACCTACCTCGGCGGAAAGATCATCAACAGCGGCACAGACATGATGCTGATCGATGGCAGTAAATTCAAACTTGCAAACGAGGAATTCACATTCCGCGAGAAATAA